In a single window of the Argopecten irradians isolate NY unplaced genomic scaffold, Ai_NY scaffold_0537, whole genome shotgun sequence genome:
- the LOC138312952 gene encoding uncharacterized protein isoform X3, translated as MGNREKFTSEMAEMTDKKVKKNWKVMKVSLEKVAAILYESKKIFVDVMVIVKICDHDDMLTRPSSMTKALQPETSVEVTDVEGTL; from the exons ATGGGAAACAG GGAGAAATTTACCTCTGAAATGGCAGAGATGACTGACAAGAAGGTCAAAAAGAACTGGAAGGTCATGAAAGTATCACTAGAAAAAGTGGCTGCCATTCTATATgaatcaaagaaaatatttgtt GATGTTATGGTGATCGTGAAAATTTGTGATCATGATGACATGCTGACCAGACCTTCTTCAATGACAAAGGCACTGCAACCAGAGACATCAGTAGAGGTAACTGATGTTGAAGGTACTTTATAA